AAGTTCGGAGCCGATCACGGCGTGCAGATTCGAGTCGAAGTGCATGGTCGCGGCACGGCTGAGATCCCTCACATGAAGACCATCATGGACGCCGCCGATCATCCCAACGTCGCCGTCTGCTGGAACTGCAACCCTCAGGATCTAAACGGCGAAGGCCTGGCACACAATTACAATCTGCTGAAGGATCGCATGGGCACGGTTCACATTCACGACCTTCGCAACGAAGCCTATCCATGGAAGGAACTTTTCCCAATGCTGCAAGCTACAGATGCCGAATCCTTTACCGGCTGGGCATTACTGGAAGACGGCAAAGTGCCAGACGATATCGTCGCCGCGATGCATGAAAATACGAAGGTGTGGCAAACGCTGACGGCTGAGTGAAAGCAGCGCGTCTATGTTCTTGTGCGGACAACGCTTCGATCCTGTTCAGGGTTCTAATGCCTAAGAAGACCAATGAGAATCCGTACGCACCACCGGTGGCAGTTGAGTTCGCAGAGCATAATATCAATCCGCCGACGAAATCGTTCGGATTGAATCGCTTATTGCTCTGGTGTTTCGCCCCTTCTCTGCTTGCCATGGGAGTCATGATTTTGGCTAAAAGGCCGAGTCTGGTTGCGTTTGTCTACGCGCCGATTGGATTGTTTTTTGCTGAAGGTGGCTGGGTAATACTGTTAGGGAAACGCGATCTTTTGTTGTTAGCGTCATCTGCGACGATTCTGGTGCAGTGCGTCCTCATAGGGCTCATTCGTTTGCGACAGTCGCAGGTTGAGGCTTCTGCCGTGGCCGTATTCGGTTTGCTCAAGGCTGCCTGGTCTGCCTATTTTTGGGTGTACCTTGTCTCGTACTTGGCGTAGCCCGCAAGTTGCCGTTGCTGTCCACCGTTTTGAAGGGAAGGTCTTGCGCAAACGAGAAATTTGCGGGTTTATGCGTTTTCCCGGAAGTCCATCTTTCATTGATTGTGGGCGGGATCGGCATTCGTACACTAAGGGGAGGCAGCCGCGCATGAAGCCCGGTAAGTTTACTGGCGAGGGAATGCAAACATCTGCGGGCCGGGCAGATTGCGTCCATGTCAGAGGCCGCGAGCAACACTTCGGAACCAACGTCACGATCTCGCGAAGATTTCGTGCGCCTGCTGCGCAGTAAGGCTGAAGACGCGGCTCATGCGTCCGTACACCACGCGTCGCTCTCGCAGCAGTATATGGAGCTGTCTCAGAAGTTCGCGCAGTTGGCCGAACAAGCCGATTCGACCGGGCTGGCTGAACTGCAACAAACGCTGGCTTCGCTGGAAGGACAGGTCCCCAACACGACGTCGGAGACCAATACGCCGGCACGCAACTCACAGCCGTCCGATGCCCCAAACAAAGTGCCGTCGCCGCACTTTGCGGGTACTGCAACGCCAACGTCAGATTCGAACGATGGATTGCGTGATGAACCGTCGGGCGTGGCGAATCCTGTTTCGCCGACGGACCCTTCAGCTGCGAAGGCTCCGTCGAAAAGTAAAGGCGGCCGCCGGCCGAAGACTCGCAAACTGGTCGAACGATTTCGGTCCGCTCAGCCAATGGCGAAGCGGCGAGTCAAAATCAAGGCGAAGAAATCGGACCTCAAACCAAAGCAACGGTCAGCAGCGGAGGAACTTAAGAAGGGCAGTAGCTCCATTGCGACGAGTACACTGCTGTTTGCGGTGCTGGTGTTCTTGCTGAGTCTCTATACATGGCAATTGGAAATCGACACGCCGCTGAATCCGATCATGGCTGCCTTTGCATCCGAAGTGAAACCGGTGGAGGAACCTCTGCCGATTGAGCCACCAGAAGAAGAAATCGGTGAGCAAACCGAAAAGGTTGTTGAAGATCCTGTGGACGAACCTGAGGAGGAAAAACCGGACGAATCTGAACCGGAACCCGAAGAGGAAATGGCGGAACCACCTGCCGAAAATATTGAAGCGGAAATGGCCGAGGCGCCACTGCCGGAAGTTGTCAACGGCACGGAACCTGCCGCCGCGGAAGCAACGGATGCGGTCGACATGGCGTCGCTCAACAATCGCAGCGATGCGGGACGCAAGGCAATGCTGCAGAAGTTCGGCGGTTCTGCAGCCAGCGAGAACGCCGTTCAATTGGGACTGGAATGGCTTCTTTCCGTGCAGCATCCCCAGGGCTATTGGGACTTCGTCAGCGTGGGACCAGCAGGCAGTGCGGGCACCGTCAACAATCCGATCGGCGGCACAGCCTACGCGCTGTTGCCGTTTCTCGCGGCCGGGCAAACTCACAAAGAAGGCAGCTATCAAAAGCAGGTTGGGGCCGGTCTGGCGTATCTGGCCAGCGTCGGCGTCAACGCTCCGGCGGGCTACGACCTTCGAGGCATGTTGAACAAGCAAAGCAAAGACAAGGAACCGAACGAAGCCTACTACGTTCACGGCGCCGCGACTCTGGCACTGTGTGAAGCATACGGCATGACGAATGATCGTCGATTAAAGAAGGCGGCCGAAGGCGCGGTCAAGTTCATCGTCAATTCTCAGGACCCGCGCGGCGGAGGCTGGCGCTACAATCCTCATGACGCCGGTTCCACTTCGGTGACCGCCATTCAGGTGATGGCGTTGGTGGCGGCGAAGAAAGCAGGCATCAAAGTACCGGACGCCACCTTCAAAGGCGTCATGCATTATCTGGACAGCGTGCAGGTCGACGGCGAAGGTCGCTACGGTTATGAGATCAATAAGAAAAAGTACACGGGAGCAGTCACAGCCATGGCGCTGCTATGCCGCATCTACTGCGGTTGGGGGCGAGACGACGGTGACATGCGAGCCGGCATCGCCCTACTGGACAAGGCTGGCCCATACGACAATCTCTACAGTCTGTACTTTGCGACTCAGGTGATGAAGAACTGGGGCGGAGCTGAATGGGAACGCTGGAACACTCGTTTTAGCAACGACCTTGTCGCTCAACAGGAAACCGAAGGTCCAGCCAAAGGAAGCTGGAAACCCCGCACCGGCGCGATTCACGCCAAGCAGGGCGGTCGCCTGCTAACAACCGCCCTGGCGACGCTCACCCTGCAAGTCTACTACCGCTACAAGCCGCTGCTGCCGGAAGAGAATGGCCCGCCGGTGAACGCCGCGAAGTCGGCGGCTTGACTGCCAGCGAAGTGGCCGAGCATGTCTGCGATTCTTAGGCCGGACCAAGCGCTACGGCGCAGTTCCGGCAACGCGCGCCGCCGGAGCAGCGCAAACACATCTCATCCGGCCGCCGACATTCACAAACCGATCACGTGGACCCGGAACAACCCGCGTTCCACG
This DNA window, taken from Fuerstiella marisgermanici, encodes the following:
- a CDS encoding prenyltransferase/squalene oxidase repeat-containing protein; its protein translation is MSEAASNTSEPTSRSREDFVRLLRSKAEDAAHASVHHASLSQQYMELSQKFAQLAEQADSTGLAELQQTLASLEGQVPNTTSETNTPARNSQPSDAPNKVPSPHFAGTATPTSDSNDGLRDEPSGVANPVSPTDPSAAKAPSKSKGGRRPKTRKLVERFRSAQPMAKRRVKIKAKKSDLKPKQRSAAEELKKGSSSIATSTLLFAVLVFLLSLYTWQLEIDTPLNPIMAAFASEVKPVEEPLPIEPPEEEIGEQTEKVVEDPVDEPEEEKPDESEPEPEEEMAEPPAENIEAEMAEAPLPEVVNGTEPAAAEATDAVDMASLNNRSDAGRKAMLQKFGGSAASENAVQLGLEWLLSVQHPQGYWDFVSVGPAGSAGTVNNPIGGTAYALLPFLAAGQTHKEGSYQKQVGAGLAYLASVGVNAPAGYDLRGMLNKQSKDKEPNEAYYVHGAATLALCEAYGMTNDRRLKKAAEGAVKFIVNSQDPRGGGWRYNPHDAGSTSVTAIQVMALVAAKKAGIKVPDATFKGVMHYLDSVQVDGEGRYGYEINKKKYTGAVTAMALLCRIYCGWGRDDGDMRAGIALLDKAGPYDNLYSLYFATQVMKNWGGAEWERWNTRFSNDLVAQQETEGPAKGSWKPRTGAIHAKQGGRLLTTALATLTLQVYYRYKPLLPEENGPPVNAAKSAA